Part of the Vulpes vulpes isolate BD-2025 chromosome 13, VulVul3, whole genome shotgun sequence genome, TCTTCCCAGAGTTCAGTTTTCAGTATCCTATTTCACACTAGCATTCATATTAGTTTGCCTCAAGGGACTGTGCGTGTATGTGTCCGCACATGTGCataagcgtgtgtgtgtgtgtggggggggtgttcAGAGCCCCGGGGCACTGAGCATTTAGAGATTTAGAGCTTAGGTACAACAATGTCCCTGAATATAAACGTGACCTTAATAAAGCTCTGACCCACATGCCCCAGTCTTGGTTGGATTCGTGTTAAAGTCAGAGAAGTGTAGTCCGACAACCAACAGTAATTTCAAAAGCTATTCGAGGTCTTCATCTGCACCTCTCAAACACTAGTAAAGGGATGCAGACCCACAGTAAAACACCTGAACATGCCTCCGATCGTCAACCACCTACCTCTTTAACCAATGTAAGCATCTACTGTACCCCTTTCTTTCTTGGAAAATCTCCTTAAAACTCCTTCTCCAGTCCTATCCACGCCCCTTTGGATCTTGTAGTCTtttgcaccccctgccccctttcTTCCTCCAGGCTGAGACTCTTACCCAGTTTCTCTTGTTCGGTCCTAtgcaatccccccccccccaaatgtacctacttccagaagcacctggggacaggggtggggtgagTCCTGGGGGTGGTGCTGATGAGAGAATCCGGGCTGGTAAACCAAGCCTCAAACATGAGGGGGAGGCCAGGGACACTCATAGGGTCATGATGGTCCCCTCACATTTCCCGTGTCCCGATTCTCCATATGGTGGAGGAAACCAGGTGCTCAACGGACTTGCTCACCAGCCTCCTTCGTgtggagccccaggcaggcacGGTTGAGGCCCAGGAAATCCTCGCCCAGCGGGTGGCCGGGGCTCTGGAGGGAgtgtggcaggtggcagggcgGTCATTGCACAGACACACATTTGCAAGAGACCACTagggcctgcgggggggggggggcggggaggggcccccgGGAAGCCTCACTGGGGAGGCCCAGGCTCCCCTGACTACCCCGGCGCCGTCTCACCTGAGATCAGCTCAGCGTCTTTGCACCGGTGGCTCCCGAAACCCCAGGGAGGGCCGCTAGGACCCCAGCTTCCAGGTGAGGAAGCTgcggcccgggggggggggggggggggggggggccgcaggggggctcccggcagggagggCGCGGGACccccgcccaggcgcccctcgtCCCGCGCAGGTTCCGGCAGCTGCTGGCCGAGCGCGAGCCCGAGGTGCACGAGGTGTCGCGGCTCTTCCGCTCGGTGCTGCAGGAGGTCCTGGAGCGCGCGCAGCGCGacgccgccgcccggccccgcccccgcccctggggcctgcgcccccgccgcgcccccgcgctGGACCCCCGCGGGCCCCGCGCGCGCGTCTCGCCCCTCGGCGGCCACATCCGCACCGTCTCCGAGGACGTGGAGCGCGACGCGCCGCCGCTGCGCACCTGGAGCCTGCCCGAGTTCCGGGCGCCGCAGGGGGGCGGCCCCGCCAGCTGAGCACCCCCCAACCCATCCCTACCCTActcacccccctcacccccacccctcccacccccatccctaccCCCCTCACCTCCATCTCtacctccacccctcccacccccatccctacccccctcacccccacccctcccacccccatccctacccccacccccatccctacccccctcaccccaccccttccctactcccctcaccccaccccatccctacccccctcaccccaccccatccctacccccctcacccccacccctcccacccccatctctaccccctcaccccaccccatccctacccccctcaccccaccccatccctaccctcctcaccccccacccctcccacccccatccctacccctctcacccctcccacccccatccctacccccctcacccccacccctcccacccccatctctacccccaccccactcaccccccacccctaccctcttcaccccctatcccccaccccctaccccctctcacccctccacccctcccacccccatctctacccccaccccatccctacaccctcaccccccacccctcccaccgccatccctacccccctcacccctcacccccatccccaccccctttaCCCCCACCCCTATCCCTacccccttcacccccacccctatccCTACCCCACTCACCCCCCACCTCTATCCCCCTCACCCCctatccctccacccctcccacccccatctctacccctaccccccacccctcccccttcccccccaccctttccacccccatccctacccctctcacccccacccccattcctacccccctcacccctcacccctatCCCTACTCCCCTCATCCCgcctaccccctccccccacccctaccccctctcaccacccctacccccctcacctcacctcatcttacccccactcctctccccccttcccctgacccctcccccttcccctttcttcctcccccctcccagcAAGTCAACAGGAgcttcccctgccccaccctggagAGACTCTGGGTCTTGGCAGATaggcctgggccccagccccttTTCTGCTTCTGGGCCCCAGCCCCTTTTCTGCTTCTGTGTCCAAAGGGGAAGACTAGCCCCGACTTTTTGCCAAGACCTGGGTTCTCACCCCTCACCCTGAGTGATGAGGGATTTGTTGGGTGGTGTCCATCCTCTGCTGGTGACTGGCTGGTCTCACCACACCACGGAGGTCACAGCCTGTGGACAGGTAGAGCTGAAAGGGACCCCAGAAGCCAAGAGGTCCGCTCTCCTCAGCTGGTGAAAtgaaggaactgaggcacagacaggaCCAGATTCTTAGACCTTAAGTTGCAGCCAGATCCCCGCGGTAGTGAGATTGTTCCTGGAGGCATAGTCTCTGCCCCTGAGTCCTTGAGTCCGGGCTGTGACGGGACAGGTCCAAGGGCTATGTCTCCACCTGCTGTGGTCTGACACATCTCTTACCTTGGAATCGGCGTGGAGGTCTACAGCAGCCGGGATCAGAGGTTGGATCCCTTACCCTACCCCAGGGCACCCTCAGGTGGGATGTGGCCAATACCTGACAGCCCCTTCCAGAGGTGAAGCTCCAAGGCCCTCCTACGCAGGTCTCTAATTCCAGGGTCTCTTCTGTAACTGGTCACACCTGCTCTTTGGCTTTCCTCAAGGAAAGTGATACCAAAATTCCTAACTGGCCTcaaagaaccaaatgaaatgtTCCAGAAGAGCCTCCCTACAGGCTTCGCTGTCCTTCCATTTCTAATACAGTTAGACCTTGATATTGGGCACGTGGTGCTCCAATGTCTGGAAGGTCAGGTGGCTTCCCCACTTACCCCGGGCTGAGGTAGGGTGTGAGGGAATGGGTGGGGAAAGTGTCTGCCCCTAAGTATCAGTGCAAGTGGATCTTCATATTAGTCTAAATAAAATACCAGCAGATTAGTCAATGGGGGACAATCCATATATTCCCGGCCAAGCTcagtagaaaaaataatttctttgaatgATTTGGTTTtggattattttccttcatttaatttcatttctgggcAGAAAATCATAAACTGATGGAAAACCTCTTATCCAATACAGTCAAGATGAATGAGTTGTCTCATGACATATTTGGTGGCAGTTGAAaagcacataaataaaaatatacacccTAAGCCTCTTACGTGTTTTAtgttaagacattaaaaaaaaaagttcattcgATGGTCAAGCTGTGTTCATTTTGTGGTGACACGTGTGGATTGTCTGATGAGAATTCCACACTTAAGTTGTGTTGGCTTGTGCGTCCTTTAATCATAGCCATAAGAACAACTGGCAGAAGCAATTTGGAACAAGCAGAAGTGATCCTTGGTAAGCAGACAAGTCGCTTGGTAGGGGCAAAAGTGTTGGGGAGAGTTAGAATAGGATCTCCTAGCTGTGAGCTTTCTGGGTAGCCTGGATGTGGGTCCAGGTGTTTTTTTCTGAGGGAATGGAGTGTCGGGGCCAACCTGGTTTTGGGGTGCGGGCGATTCAGAGGAGGTCAGTTAAGAGAATACCTACTGttttcctccttcccaccaccccaTATCCTACCTGTCCTCCCCAAGGAAAAGGAAGATCTAAGACCTTCAACATCATGCTCTTTCTTAAGTTGAAGAAAGGGGCGTCCACGAaggcctccctgcccacctcagtCAAGAGAGACAGAAACCCCCAGCCTCAGACACTGGTTGTCCTACTGCAGTGAATTCTAACTGGTGACCCTCAAACCTGTGACAAGTTGCTCCTCTGGATTCAAATCATTAAAGGGAGTAAGGATGGCTGCCTCAGTTTCTATCTTTAAAACCCCaccaagaacaaaagaacaaaacagttGGAGAGCCTCCCTGGGGGTGTGTGGTAGCAGGTacaaatgtcttattttattttttctttaaatcttgttATTATGAAAACTCTCAAACGGAAAAGCATAGcgaaaagtgtaaaaaaaaaaaaaaaatcctccgtatgcccatcacccaggcttGATAGTTATTAagattttgccatatttgctttaaTCTATTTTTTGGTAAAGTATTTTAACATAAATCCCAGACAGCATGACATCTCACCCCTGAACACTTCAGTATGCCCTGCAAAGGAATAAGGAAAGTTTCCTGTGTAACTCGAGTACAATATTGCCACTCCCAACAAAATGAAcagtaattccttaatatcatctaATATCTGGTCCGTATTCAAATTTCGCTAGCTATTCCCAACAAGTGATTTTGGCACTTTTGTTTCTCTGAGGATCAAATCAAGCCCCACACATTGACATGAAATTTATGATTTGTTTTATACGTGATCATatagcatttatttaatttcacaaTGAAGAATGgcttaaatagaaaatatttctggaacatTCGTGTTAATATGCCATAAGTAAATGTCGGCATGTAAATGAGAATAATTCTGCAAATTAGCCTGAGGATGCTCTGTACTCAGCTCcttgttattttcatttgattaaaaTTCTTCCACAGCAACCAAGATTCTTTAATACCTTGAAAAAGAATGTCAAATATCGATAGTGACTATGTATCTAATTTGACTTTTCACTGGATGAAAATGCTCTCCGTGTCCATGGGCTTTATTTTCTGAGACATGCTTGCAAATAGCCAGCTAAAACCTCCTCTTTTCTTGCCATTTAGAAGCAAAACAGTAAAATGAATTCTCGTAGTAGGCAAAGAAAatagtttgtctatttttttgatGCCATTATTCAGCATGTAGTGAAATTTCAATCTGTCTTAATATTCCTATGGCTCCCCAACATAACACAATATGTTATTTCAAAATCTACTCATCGACAAATCATTTTTAGACagttattttaaatcaatttaacgCCTTGCGTCACTTGTTAAATGGGGAAATTGGCATCTGTTTCTTCTTATGAAAGTTATTACATAGAGTATCGAATTAGCATTATTATATTTAGTCAGGTgctaatctaaaaataaaaacattgaacTAAAAATCATGACTTTATAGTACTCCAGGCGAAAATGAcagaatgatatattttttttaagtttccaaaaATTCCCCAGAGTTGTTATATTCTTGAGAAAGGCATTCCCCAGCCAACAGAAGTTGGAGTGTTTTCTAGCATATTTGATTGCACTGCATTCTGGTTACAATTCCCTTGCTGGACCAAATGCAACATTCCCAAAGCCTTGCAGTCGGATTTGGAAGTTCTCCAGCCCGGTGTCCCCCTCCCAGCTAGGGTTTGGCGTGAGCAGAATTCCATTCCAGGGACAAGCTATTCTTCTCTGAGTAGCTGAGTGCTGacgtttgttttttgttttaaagattttatttatttattcatgagagacacacagagagaggcagagacacaggctccttgaagggatcccagtgcagggcttgatcccaggaccacaggatcacgacctgagtcaaaggcagccgctcaaccagtgaaccacccaggtgaccctgggtATTGAAGTTAACAGCTTAGAAGCGACTTCTGGCCCCTGCTGGGGGCCGTGGGCCTCCGCTAGGCTCTGGCTTAGGGTCCAGGCTCCAGAACACAGGGCAGAGGAGGCCTAGTGGAGGTTAGCCTGTCCttactagaaaaagaaatcaaggtgcTGGGCAAAGAAACTGCTCTGAAGTGCAAAGGGGactggaaaaaaatccatatctTATCCAAAGAAGCCAGCCTGATTATATCGATAAGGACAGAAATGGCCCTGTCTTCAAGAAAATTCCTTTGTTAACATTCAAATTGTCCTTTGCAGCGGACCCACATTATCTCAACATCATCTTGACCCTCCAGGGAGACGAGGACAtgcattctgttttgttttcaggttATAAGCAAGTGGCCTGCCTGGGCCTGGAAGCCAGGGCTCCTTTCAGATGTTTCACTGCTTCTCAGCGTTCCAGATCCTTATCCCCCCTCAGAACCACCGCAGATCCTTACCCTTGTACTTATCACCCGGAGATGTAAATAGATGTGGTGTTTTCTATTCACTCCATCCCCCTCCAGGCCGTTCAGCTGCCTCCCACAGTTTGCGAAATCCTTCAGCTGCAGGAACCAGGTCTTTCATCTCTGGGTCTCTACCTCCGGGGCACAGAGTAGACACTTTACAAACATGCTTGATGGGTGGGAGCATATGGACACCAATCTGGAGTGGAGGAATGAATGAACCCTGGGACACAGATGGCGTATCCACATCAGTTATTGGATTAAGTTCCACGAGGCCAGGGGCCATGTCTGCTTTGAGTGTGTATCTCCCCAAAATGCACCTGCTACATTGTAAGAGGTAAATATACTTCCtaagaattcattcatttattcatcaagtGGTTACAGAGTGCCTCTATGTGTAGTAACCATAAAGGCGATGGGGCAAGGGTGTGGTTACCTGTAAGTGCTCCAGCTGGATAAAACAAAATCGAGCTTGTGGCTCTTCTCTGAATTAccctggaaggcttcctggaagaggtgggaTTTTTCTAATGGCACGTTGGTCAAAAATGACCCGAGTGTGTGTGGTCTCGAAAGGAACCTGGGTTGCtttaatcctttattttgttagtgCCTTCCCTTGTGCAGTGTAGGTGCCGAGGGAGACACTTCTACTTAGCATTTTGACCTTActagaagcaggttctctgtgaaGAGATAGAGATAGAAGGACTCCAGAAAGACTGTACTTTCCCTAGGTGCTCAGGTCTAGACCAGATAAACGCTTAAATTAATTCTTACTGGGATTCAGAAGATGATACAGAAGGAAAACAATAACCGGGAGGCTTTCCCTAAGGGCAGCCACAGAGTGCCGCATAATTCCAGTTACAtctgtcagggtcctgagataggggtacctggatgaTTCACCCTCTTTCTTCTGTGAAACCTTCTTGCTTTTGTCTGGAGGTGAGGGCTGAATGGTCTGCAGAAATGCTGGAGCAGGGCCGGGATGCTTGGAGGCTTCTGGTCTTTG contains:
- the RD3 gene encoding protein RD3 codes for the protein MALIPWLRWNEAPPRLSPRRPAEMVLETLMMELAGQMREAERQQWERSNALRKVCTGVDYSWLASAPRPTYDLSPGERLQLEDVCAKIHPSYCGPAILRFRQLLAEREPEVHEVSRLFRSVLQEVLERAQRDAAARPRPRPWGLRPRRAPALDPRGPRARVSPLGGHIRTVSEDVERDAPPLRTWSLPEFRAPQGGGPAS